A single genomic interval of Mauremys reevesii isolate NIE-2019 linkage group 24, ASM1616193v1, whole genome shotgun sequence harbors:
- the LOC120390290 gene encoding sulfotransferase 2B1-like produces MAHKYFIYKGMQFPRLDYSLEVLSYVENEFQVRDDDVFNITYPKSGTNWMLEILSLIRCGGDPSWVRSVLNWERAPWVENVPGLEVALKYPPPRLLCSHLPVQLFPKSLQRSKAKIIYTLRCPKDVLVSLYHFSKLVHLFRDPGSLDSFLEDFLSGNLPYGSWFDHVTGWMGLKGKENFFSITYEELQQDPWDSVRRICHFLGKELSEEQVAAVVENASFQSMKGNKMSNFSQLRDEYMKHQHGGLLRKGICGDWRNHLSEAQSQRFDTVYRERMQGLGMTFPWD; encoded by the exons ATGGCACATAAGTACTTCATCTACAAGGGGATGCAGTTCCCACGCCTGGATTACTCCCTTGAGGTACTGAGCTACGTGGAGAACGAATTCCAGGTGCGGGATGACGACGTCTTCAACATCACCTACCCCAAGTCAG GCACTAACTGGATGCTGGAGATTCTGAGTCTGATCCGTTGTGGCGGGGACCCCAGCTGGGTGCGCAGCGTGCTGAACTGGGAGCGGGCGCCCTGGGTGGAGAATGTGCCGGGGCTGGAGGTTGCCCTGAAATACCCCCCGCCCCGGCTGCTCTGCTCCCACCTCCCTGTCCAGCTCTTCCCCAAGTCCCTGCAGCGCTCCAAGGCCAAG atCATCTACACCCTGCGCTGCCCCAAGGACGTCCTGGTCTCGCTGTACCACTTCTCCAAGCTGGTGCACCTCTTCAGGGACCCTGGCTCACTGGACTCCTTCCTCGAGGACTTCCTGAGCGGGAACT TGCCCTATGGCTCCTGGTTCGACCACGTCACCGGCTGGATGGGGCTGAAGGGCAAAGAGAACTTCTTCTCCATCACCTACGAGGAGCTGCAGCAG GACCCGTGGGACAGCGTGCGGAGAATCTGCCActtcctggggaaggagctgagtGAGGAGCAAGTGGCCGCGGTGGTGGAGAACGCCTCCTTCCAGAGCATGAAGGGGAACAAAATGTCCAACTTCTCCCAGCTGAGGGATGAGTACATGAAACACCAGCATGGGGGGCTCCTGAGGAAAG GGATCTGCGGTGACTGGAGGAACCATCTCTCGGAGGCACAGAGCCAGCGATTCGACACCGTTTACCGGGAGCGGATGCAGGGTCTGGGCATGACCTTCCCCTGGGACTGA
- the HPN gene encoding serine protease hepsin isoform X2 produces the protein MAEKDGGPKVPCWSLPKVVAVVTGGFLLLAGIGASVWAIVTSVLGSNSEGLYGVQVSSADLRLTLYDESESKWRLICSTSSNALVAALSCAEMGFVRSLWHSELDVEHAGANGTSGYFCVDESRLPLAHRLSEVVSICDCPTGQFLATLCQDCGRRKLSVERIVGGQDASLGKWPWQVSLRYDSTHLCGGSIISSEWVVTAAHCFPERNRVVSRWRVFSGAISQVSSRGQQVGVTGVVYHAGYLPFLDPNSEENGNDIALVRLATPLSFTEDVQPVCLPALGQPLLDGKVCTVTGWGNTQYYGQQSGILQEASVPIISTALCNSPEYYSNQIRPRMFCAGYAEGGTDACQGDSGGPFVCEDGISRTPRWRLCGVVSWGTGCALPQKPGVYTRVGAFHDWIHQAMKTHSLASGIVSQL, from the exons GGGGCCCCAAGGTGCCGTGCTGGTCGCTGCCCAAGGTTGTGGCTGTCGTGACTGGTGGTTTCCTGCTCTTAGCCGGCATCGGAGCCAGCGTGTGGGCCATTG TGACATCTGTGCTGGGGAGCAACAGTGAAGGACTGTATGGTG tccaggtcagttCGGCCGACCTCCGACTCACACTGTACGATGAGAGTGAGAGCAAATGGCGCCTcatctgctccacctcctccaatGCCCTGGTGGCTGCGCTGAGCTGTGCAGAGATGGGCTTCGTCAG GTCTCTCTGGCACTCGGAGCTGGATGTGGAGCACGCGGGCGCCAATGGGACATCGGGATATTTCTGTGTGGACGAGTCTCGCCTGCCCCTGGCCCATAGACTCAGTGAGGTCGTCTCCATCTG CGACTGCCCGACGGGCCAGTTCCTTGCGACTCTCTGCCAAG ACTGTGGGCGCAGGAAGTTGTCTGTTGAGCGGATCGTGGGGGGCCAGGACGCCAGTCTGGGCAAGTGGCCGTGGCAGGTCAGCCTGCGCTACGACAGCACCCATCTGTGCGGTGGCTCCATCATCTCCAGCGAGTGGGTTGTCACTGCCGCACACTGCTTCCCTGA GAGAAACCGGGTGGTGAGCCGCTGGCGGGTTTTCTCAGGCGCCATCTCTCAGgtgtccagcagggggcagcaggtgggggtgACGGGCGTGGTGTACCACGCTGGCTACCTGCCCTTCCTGGACCCCAACAGCGAGGAGAACGGCAACGACATCGCGCTGGTGCGCCTGGCCACGCCCCTCAGCTTCACCG aggACGTCCAGCCCGTCTGCCTCCCGGCGCTGGGGCAGCCCCTCCTGGACGGCAAGGTCTGCACCGTGACCGGCTGGGGCAACACCCAGTACTACG GGCAGCAGTCTGGCATCCTGCAGGAGGCCTCCGTGCCCATCATCAGCACCGCTCTGTGCAACTCGCCCGAATACTACAGCAACCAGATCCGCCCCCGCATGTTCTGCGCTGGCTACGCTGAGGGTGGCACCGACGCTTGCCAG GGTGATAGCGGGGGTCCCTTTGTGTGTGAGGATGGCATCTCCCGGACCCCACGCTGGCGGCTCTGCGGCGTGGTCAGCTGGGGCACCGGCTGCGCCCTGCCCCAAAAGCCGGGGGTCTACACCAGGGTCGGCGCCTTCCACGACTGGATCCACCAGGCCATgaag actCACTCCCTGGCCAGCGGGATCgtttcccagctctga
- the HPN gene encoding serine protease hepsin isoform X1, translated as MSAPGCRTCRVPGERGLSGPAHWLQSIINRGKEMAEKDGGPKVPCWSLPKVVAVVTGGFLLLAGIGASVWAIVTSVLGSNSEGLYGVQVSSADLRLTLYDESESKWRLICSTSSNALVAALSCAEMGFVRSLWHSELDVEHAGANGTSGYFCVDESRLPLAHRLSEVVSICDCPTGQFLATLCQDCGRRKLSVERIVGGQDASLGKWPWQVSLRYDSTHLCGGSIISSEWVVTAAHCFPERNRVVSRWRVFSGAISQVSSRGQQVGVTGVVYHAGYLPFLDPNSEENGNDIALVRLATPLSFTEDVQPVCLPALGQPLLDGKVCTVTGWGNTQYYGQQSGILQEASVPIISTALCNSPEYYSNQIRPRMFCAGYAEGGTDACQGDSGGPFVCEDGISRTPRWRLCGVVSWGTGCALPQKPGVYTRVGAFHDWIHQAMKTHSLASGIVSQL; from the exons GGGGCCCCAAGGTGCCGTGCTGGTCGCTGCCCAAGGTTGTGGCTGTCGTGACTGGTGGTTTCCTGCTCTTAGCCGGCATCGGAGCCAGCGTGTGGGCCATTG TGACATCTGTGCTGGGGAGCAACAGTGAAGGACTGTATGGTG tccaggtcagttCGGCCGACCTCCGACTCACACTGTACGATGAGAGTGAGAGCAAATGGCGCCTcatctgctccacctcctccaatGCCCTGGTGGCTGCGCTGAGCTGTGCAGAGATGGGCTTCGTCAG GTCTCTCTGGCACTCGGAGCTGGATGTGGAGCACGCGGGCGCCAATGGGACATCGGGATATTTCTGTGTGGACGAGTCTCGCCTGCCCCTGGCCCATAGACTCAGTGAGGTCGTCTCCATCTG CGACTGCCCGACGGGCCAGTTCCTTGCGACTCTCTGCCAAG ACTGTGGGCGCAGGAAGTTGTCTGTTGAGCGGATCGTGGGGGGCCAGGACGCCAGTCTGGGCAAGTGGCCGTGGCAGGTCAGCCTGCGCTACGACAGCACCCATCTGTGCGGTGGCTCCATCATCTCCAGCGAGTGGGTTGTCACTGCCGCACACTGCTTCCCTGA GAGAAACCGGGTGGTGAGCCGCTGGCGGGTTTTCTCAGGCGCCATCTCTCAGgtgtccagcagggggcagcaggtgggggtgACGGGCGTGGTGTACCACGCTGGCTACCTGCCCTTCCTGGACCCCAACAGCGAGGAGAACGGCAACGACATCGCGCTGGTGCGCCTGGCCACGCCCCTCAGCTTCACCG aggACGTCCAGCCCGTCTGCCTCCCGGCGCTGGGGCAGCCCCTCCTGGACGGCAAGGTCTGCACCGTGACCGGCTGGGGCAACACCCAGTACTACG GGCAGCAGTCTGGCATCCTGCAGGAGGCCTCCGTGCCCATCATCAGCACCGCTCTGTGCAACTCGCCCGAATACTACAGCAACCAGATCCGCCCCCGCATGTTCTGCGCTGGCTACGCTGAGGGTGGCACCGACGCTTGCCAG GGTGATAGCGGGGGTCCCTTTGTGTGTGAGGATGGCATCTCCCGGACCCCACGCTGGCGGCTCTGCGGCGTGGTCAGCTGGGGCACCGGCTGCGCCCTGCCCCAAAAGCCGGGGGTCTACACCAGGGTCGGCGCCTTCCACGACTGGATCCACCAGGCCATgaag actCACTCCCTGGCCAGCGGGATCgtttcccagctctga
- the HPN gene encoding serine protease hepsin isoform X3, with product MSAPGCRTCRVPGERGLSGPAHWLQSIINRGKEMAEKDGGPKVPCWSLPKVVAVVTGGFLLLAGIGASVWAIVTSVLGSNSEGLYGVQVSSADLRLTLYDESESKWRLICSTSSNALVAALSCAEMGFVRSLWHSELDVEHAGANGTSGYFCVDESRLPLAHRLSEVVSICDCPTGQFLATLCQDCGRRKLSVERIVGGQDASLGKWPWQVSLRYDSTHLCGGSIISSEWVVTAAHCFPERNRVVSRWRVFSGAISQVSSRGQQVGVTGVVYHAGYLPFLDPNSEENGNDIALVRLATPLSFTEDVQPVCLPALGQPLLDGKVCTVTGWGNTQYYGQQSGILQEASVPIISTALCNSPEYYSNQIRPRMFCAGYAEGGTDACQRGSLCV from the exons GGGGCCCCAAGGTGCCGTGCTGGTCGCTGCCCAAGGTTGTGGCTGTCGTGACTGGTGGTTTCCTGCTCTTAGCCGGCATCGGAGCCAGCGTGTGGGCCATTG TGACATCTGTGCTGGGGAGCAACAGTGAAGGACTGTATGGTG tccaggtcagttCGGCCGACCTCCGACTCACACTGTACGATGAGAGTGAGAGCAAATGGCGCCTcatctgctccacctcctccaatGCCCTGGTGGCTGCGCTGAGCTGTGCAGAGATGGGCTTCGTCAG GTCTCTCTGGCACTCGGAGCTGGATGTGGAGCACGCGGGCGCCAATGGGACATCGGGATATTTCTGTGTGGACGAGTCTCGCCTGCCCCTGGCCCATAGACTCAGTGAGGTCGTCTCCATCTG CGACTGCCCGACGGGCCAGTTCCTTGCGACTCTCTGCCAAG ACTGTGGGCGCAGGAAGTTGTCTGTTGAGCGGATCGTGGGGGGCCAGGACGCCAGTCTGGGCAAGTGGCCGTGGCAGGTCAGCCTGCGCTACGACAGCACCCATCTGTGCGGTGGCTCCATCATCTCCAGCGAGTGGGTTGTCACTGCCGCACACTGCTTCCCTGA GAGAAACCGGGTGGTGAGCCGCTGGCGGGTTTTCTCAGGCGCCATCTCTCAGgtgtccagcagggggcagcaggtgggggtgACGGGCGTGGTGTACCACGCTGGCTACCTGCCCTTCCTGGACCCCAACAGCGAGGAGAACGGCAACGACATCGCGCTGGTGCGCCTGGCCACGCCCCTCAGCTTCACCG aggACGTCCAGCCCGTCTGCCTCCCGGCGCTGGGGCAGCCCCTCCTGGACGGCAAGGTCTGCACCGTGACCGGCTGGGGCAACACCCAGTACTACG GGCAGCAGTCTGGCATCCTGCAGGAGGCCTCCGTGCCCATCATCAGCACCGCTCTGTGCAACTCGCCCGAATACTACAGCAACCAGATCCGCCCCCGCATGTTCTGCGCTGGCTACGCTGAGGGTGGCACCGACGCTTGCCAG CGGGGGTCCCTTTGTGTGTGA